One genomic region from Balaenoptera acutorostrata chromosome 1, mBalAcu1.1, whole genome shotgun sequence encodes:
- the LOC103000811 gene encoding group IIE secretory phospholipase A2, whose protein sequence is MKLPPLQTLLCLMVTLALGNLVQFGVMIERMKGKPALQYNDYGCYCGVGGSHRPVDQTDWCCHAHDCCYGSLEKLGCEPKLERYLFSASRHSIFCAGRTTCQQQTCECDKRAALCFRDNLGTYNRTYAHYPNKLCTGPTPPC, encoded by the exons atGAAGCTTCCCCCTCTTCAGACCTTACTTTGCCTCATGG TGACCCTCGCTCTCGGGAACCTGGTCCAGTTCGGGGTGATGATTGAGAGAATGAAGGGGAAGCCTGCACTGCAGTACAATGACTATGGCTGCTACTGTGGTGTCGGCGGCTCCCACCGGCCAGTGGACCAGACAGACTG GTGCTGCCACGCCCATGACTGCTGCTACGGGAGTCTGGAAAAGCTGGGCTGtgaacccaaattggaaaggtATCTTTTCTCTGCCAGCAGACACAGCATCTTCTGTG CCGGCAGAACCACCTGCCAACAACAGACCTGCGAGTGTGACAAGAGGGCTGCTCTCTGCTTTCGCGACAACCTGGGCACCTACAACCGCACATATGCCCATTACCCCAACAAGCTGTGCACCGGACCTACCCCGCCCTGCTAA